The following proteins are co-located in the Chaetodon trifascialis isolate fChaTrf1 chromosome 14, fChaTrf1.hap1, whole genome shotgun sequence genome:
- the LOC139341909 gene encoding serine/threonine-protein kinase Nek9 isoform X2, with translation MSLEDYERHFDSLNSDLGGGSVVSERSASGTFNGEEEKLHYIPIRILGRGAFGEATLYRRTEDNSLVVWKEVDLNTLSEKERRDVMNEISILSILEHNNIIAYFNHFMDKNSLFIELEYCNGGNLYDKINQQKGKLFSEEVVIWYLYQIASAVSHIHKAGILHRDIKTLNIFLTKTDLIKLGDYGLAKKLDSEFSMAETCVGTPYYMSPELCQGTKYNFKSDIWAMGCVLFEVLTLTRTFDATNPLNLCVKIVQGNWTMEVNSDVYSSALIKLVYECLDQDPANRPTAEQILDQPFISCYRQELEERVALLNSAMKKPKLSTVTDTPVAVVTTRSREVYFWGGGKFTPQKMDTFKGGSSAQHVCAGESHFAVVTVEKELYTWANVQGGAKMVGQLGHGDQASYRQPKKVEKLQGKAIRQVACGADFTACVTDEDQMYMFGSDYYGCIGVEGELGTEILEPVLLEFFEERHVRQVSCGDNHVVVLTQSGDIYSWGCGEYGRLGLECEDDFSSPMQVEIPKGATISSVACSSDGTFFLTEAGKVLACGNNEFNKLGLNQGISGLKNHPGEGYQGIPYITTLTLAKQLSRFKILFIAPGKTHTAAIDARGRLLTFGCNKYGQQGVKDFKKHQGVQVLVGPFGGKTVTKVSCGDGFTIAATEDNQIFAWGNAGNGRLGMPADKGFGSEVCPAMPRPIFGSLHHVPDLSCRGWHTIIIMEKVLNSKTIRSNSSGLSVGSGVGQEASTSLVDLDIEPGSETECRDRGLGGTMEDNTEECLMETPMMSAASQTGDSSCPLWLRKELEDAEYIPMPEDSELPTPDGLSSFSESVTLPYEELKELKAAAAAVSN, from the exons ATGTCACTGGAGGACTATGAAAGACATTTCGACTCGCTAAATTCAGATTTGGGCGGCGGGTCAGTGGTCAGTGAGCGATCAGCGTCGGGCACATTTAATGGCGAAGAGGAGAAGTTGCATTACATTCCTATCCGGATCCTCGGGAGGGGGGCGTTTGGTGAAGCAACTCTGTACAGAAGAACAGAG GACAACTCTCTGGTGGTATGGAAGGAGGTGGACCTGAACACGCTGTCCGAGAAGGAGCGCAGAGACGTCATGAACGAAATAAGCATCCTCTCCATCCTGGAGCACAACAACATCATAGCCTACTTCAATCACTTCATGGATAAAAACTCCCTCTTCATTGAGTTGGAGTACTGCAATG GAGGAAACCTGTATGATAAAATCAACCAACAGAAGGGGAAACTTTTCAGTGAGGAG GTGGTCATATGGTACCTGTACCAAATTGCCTCAGCAGTGTCCCACATTCACAAGGCTGGGATCTTACACAG agaTATCAAAACTCTGAACATTTTCCTGACCAAGACTGACCTTATCAAGCTGGGCGACTATGGCCTCGCAAAGAAGCTAGACTCTGAGTTTTCAATGGCAGAGACT TGTGTGGGAACTCCATATTACATGTCACCAGAATTGTGCCAGGGAACAAAGTACAACTTCAAATCAGACATCTGGGCCATGGGTTGTGTACTCTTTGAAGTCTTAACTCTCACAAGAACATTTGATGCAACG AACCCCCTGAACCTCTGTGTGAAAATAGTCCAGGGCAACTGGACTATGGAAGTGAATTCGGATGTTTATTCGTCTGCGCTGATCAAACTGGTGTATGAGTGCCTCGATCAA GATCCTGCAAACAGGCCTACAGCTGAGCAGATTCTGGACCAGCCATTCATCTCCTGCTACAGACA GGAGCTTGAGGAGCGAGTTGCTCTGCTGAACTCAGCAATGAAAAAACCAAA GCTGAGTACAGTGACTGACACCCCTGTTGCTGTGGTAACCACGCGTTCAAGGGAGGTGTACTTTTGGGGTGGAGGGAAGTTCACCCCCCAGAAAATGGACACGTTCAAAGGAGGCAGCAGTGCCCAACATGTGTGTGCAGGCGAGAGTCACTTTGCAgtggtgacagtggagaagGAGCTGTATACATGGGCT AATGTCCAAGGTGGAGCCAAGATGGTGGGCCAGCTGGGGCACGGAGACCAGGCCTCTTACCGACAGCCAAAGAAGGTGGAGAAGCTACAGGGGAAGGCCATCCGACAGGTGGCGTGTGGAGCTGACTTCACCGCCTGCGTCACCG atGAGGACCAGATGTACATGTTTGGTTCAGACTATTACGGCTGCATTGGAGTTGAGGGTGAGCTTGGCACGGAGATTTTGGAGCCAGTGCTGCTGGAGTTTTTTGAGGAGCGGCATGTCCGGCAGGTTTCATGTGGAGACAACCACGTGGTGGTCCTGACTCAGAGTGGGGACATCTACTCGTGGGGCTGCGGAGAGTATG GGCGTCTCGGCCTGGAATGTGAGGATGACTTCTCTTCTCCAATGCAA GTGGAGATCCCCAAAGGCGCCACCATCTCCTCAGTGGCATGCAGCAGCGATGGAACCTTCTTTTTGACAGAAGCAGGAAAAGTTCTTGCGTGTGGAAACAATGAATTCAACAAGCTTGGTCTGAACCAGGGAATCTCTGGTCTCAAAAACCACCCTGGAGAG GGTTACCAGGGGATCCCGTACATCACCACACTGACCTTGGCAAAGCAACTGTCGCGGTTCAAGATCCTCTTCATAGCTCCAGGGAAGACCCACACAGCTGCTATTGATG CTCGTGGTCGTCTGCTCACCTTTGGCTGCAACAAGTACGGACAGCAGGGTGTGAAGGACTTTAAGAAACACCAGGGTGTCCAAGTCCTTGTTGGACCCTTTGGAGGAAAGACGGTGACCAAAGTCTCTTGTGGAGATGGCTTCACCATTGCAGCCACTGAGG ACAATCAGATCTTTGCATGGGGGAACGCAGGAAATGGGCGACTTGGGATGCCTGCTGATAAAGGATTTGGTTCAGAGGTGTGCCCCGCCATGCCAAGGCCAATCTTTGGTTCCCTCCACCATGTACCGGACCTCTCTTGTCGTGGCTGGCACACCATTATCATAATGG AGAAAGTGCTCAACTCAAAGACTATTCGCTCTAACAGCAGTGGACTATCAGTTGGCAGTG GAGTGGGTCAGGAGGCATCCACTTCCTTGGTGGACCTGGACATCGAACCTGGTTCAGAGACAGAGTGTCGTGACAGGGGTCTTGGGGGTACAATGGAGGATAACACGGAGGAGTGCCTCATGGAGACCCCGATGATGTCAGCGGCAAGCCAGACTGGGGACAGCTCCTGCCCTCTCTGGCTTAGAAAG GAGCTCGAGGATGCGGAGTACATCCCGATGCCAGAAGACTCTGAGCTTCCCACTCCTGACGggctctcctctttctctgagaGCGTCACTCTACCTTATGAGGAGCTGAAAGAGCTAAAGGCCGCGGCGGCGGCAGTCAGCA ACTAA
- the LOC139342579 gene encoding CD209 antigen-like protein 2 isoform X1: MDNRDMSGCNFDDRLNTLISEDDLHDEDHPHPYTNQGKKQVFSYSMTLGRHYRLAAVSLAGLAAVLLIVDICLGVHYNKLKDTHLTLNDTEQINNELAKLHDAYKTALETMESYKKEMAREKSRQTQTNWESEHQTKRQKDYQVQFDKLTKDTAALRQRLPMIKEGCKHCPTGWVLINSLCYYFPFSNINGYKSWQKARDFCQMYGGDLAVIDSKDKENSTVTHLINVLTSQSNMGFWIGLKDSHEEGTWKWLDGTILVEGYWNDGEPNDINNEDCSGVYPRENFFKAWNDVRCDATMKWICEKAPTSMS; encoded by the exons ATGGACAACAGAGACATGTCAGGTTGTAATTTTGACGACAGATTGAACACACTGATCAGTGAGGATGACTTGCACGACGAGGACCATCCTCACCCATACACTAACCAAGGCAAGAAACAAG TGTTCTCATACAGTATGACGCTTGGGAGACATTACAGACTGGCTGCAGTGAGTCTGGCAGGACTCGCTGCTGTTCTGCTCATAGTTGATATCTGCCTGGGGGTCCACT ACAACAAACTCAAAGATACCCACCTCACACTCAATGACACAGAACAAATCAACAATGAGCTGGCCAAACTTCACGACGCATACAAGACCGCACTTGAAACAATGGAAAGTTACAAAAAGGAGATGGCCAGAGAGAAGAGCCGTCAGACGCAGACCAACTGGGAGTCTGAACatcagacaaagagacagaaagactaTCAAGTGCAGTTTGATAAACTGACTAAGgacactgcagctctgagacAGCGCTTACCGATGATTA AGGAGGGCTGCAAACACTGTCCAACAGGATGGGTTTTGATAAACTCACTGTGTTACTACTTTCCTTTCTCTAACATTAATGGATATAAATCATGGCAGAAAGCCAGAGATTTCTGTCAGATGTATGGAGGCGACCTTGCAGTCATtgacagcaaagacaaagag AACTCAACTGTAACTCACTTGATAAATGTTCTAACCTCACAATCCAATATGGGTTTCTGGATTGGACTGAAAGATTCCCACGAGGAAGGGACATGGAAGTGGTTGGATGGAACAATACTGGTTGAGGG GTACTGGAATGACGGAGAGCCAAATGATATCAACAATGAGGACTGTAGCGGGGTTTATCCCAGAGAAAACTTCTTCAAGGCTTGGAATGATGTTCGCTGTGATGCCACGATGAAATGGATTTGTGAGAAAGCACCAACGTCTATGAGCTAA
- the LOC139341900 gene encoding C-type lectin domain family 4 member E-like yields METEAIKAEEEARQALQKELRGHQQMKLHLEQNKTLCDGFQKQLDALHLEKAMLQSDSSHMQESCERCLPGWFLFNTSCYFHSKSASTPVKNWADSKEDCISRGAGLSVIDTLEEQLNLFEYLPKLDPNIRPWWSRPGGVWIGLTDIQTEGLWVWLNNVTLQDGGYWIPGEPNNSGVLGEDCAALMNIKNPRATWFDANCQEKKEWLCEMEPN; encoded by the exons ATGGAGACTGAAGCAATCAAGGCTGAAGAAGAGGCCCGACAAGCTTTACAGAAAGAGCTCAGGGGCCATCAGCAAATGAAGCTGCACTTAGAGCAGAACAAGACCCTCTGTGACGGCTTCCAGAAGCAGCTTGACGCACTACATCTGGAGAAAGCAATGCTGCAGTCTGATTCATCTCATATGC AAGAAAGCTGTGAACGATGTCTGCCCGGATGGTTTTTATTCAACACGTCGTGCTACTTCCATTCTAAATCAGCATCCACTCCAGTAAAGAATTGGGCAGACAGCAAGGAAGACTGCATCAGCCGTGGGGCCGGTTTGAGTGTCATAGATACCTTGGAGGAGCAG CTAAATCTTTTCGAGTACCTACCAAAACTGGATCCAAACATTCGACCGTGGTGGAGTAGGCCAGGGGGCGTCTGGATTGGCCTTACGGATATTCAGACAGAGGGCCTTTGGGTGTGGTTAAATAATGTGACTCTGCAGGATGGAGG GTACTGGATACCAGGGGAGCCCAACAACAGTGGAGTACTGGGTGAGGACTGTGCAGCATTGATGAACATTAAAAACCCCAGGGCAACGTGGTTTGATGCAAACTGCCAGGAGAAGAAGGAATGGTTATGTGAAATGGAACCCAACTAG
- the LOC139342579 gene encoding CD209 antigen-like isoform X2, protein MDNRDMSGCNFDDRLNTLISEDDLHDEDHPHPYTNQGKKQVFSYSMTLGRHYRLAAVSLAGLAAVLLIVDICLGVHYNKLKDTHLTLNDTEQINNELAKLHDAYKTALETMESYKKEMAREKSRQTQTNWESEHQTKRQKDYQVQFDKLTKDTAALRQRLPMIKEGCKHCPTGWVLINSLCYYFPFSNINGYKSWQKARDFCQMYGGDLAVIDSKDKENSTVTHLINVLTSQSNMGFWIGLKDSHEEGTWKWLDGTILVEG, encoded by the exons ATGGACAACAGAGACATGTCAGGTTGTAATTTTGACGACAGATTGAACACACTGATCAGTGAGGATGACTTGCACGACGAGGACCATCCTCACCCATACACTAACCAAGGCAAGAAACAAG TGTTCTCATACAGTATGACGCTTGGGAGACATTACAGACTGGCTGCAGTGAGTCTGGCAGGACTCGCTGCTGTTCTGCTCATAGTTGATATCTGCCTGGGGGTCCACT ACAACAAACTCAAAGATACCCACCTCACACTCAATGACACAGAACAAATCAACAATGAGCTGGCCAAACTTCACGACGCATACAAGACCGCACTTGAAACAATGGAAAGTTACAAAAAGGAGATGGCCAGAGAGAAGAGCCGTCAGACGCAGACCAACTGGGAGTCTGAACatcagacaaagagacagaaagactaTCAAGTGCAGTTTGATAAACTGACTAAGgacactgcagctctgagacAGCGCTTACCGATGATTA AGGAGGGCTGCAAACACTGTCCAACAGGATGGGTTTTGATAAACTCACTGTGTTACTACTTTCCTTTCTCTAACATTAATGGATATAAATCATGGCAGAAAGCCAGAGATTTCTGTCAGATGTATGGAGGCGACCTTGCAGTCATtgacagcaaagacaaagag AACTCAACTGTAACTCACTTGATAAATGTTCTAACCTCACAATCCAATATGGGTTTCTGGATTGGACTGAAAGATTCCCACGAGGAAGGGACATGGAAGTGGTTGGATGGAACAATACTGGTTGAGGGGTAA
- the LOC139341909 gene encoding serine/threonine-protein kinase Nek9 isoform X1, whose product MSLEDYERHFDSLNSDLGGGSVVSERSASGTFNGEEEKLHYIPIRILGRGAFGEATLYRRTEDNSLVVWKEVDLNTLSEKERRDVMNEISILSILEHNNIIAYFNHFMDKNSLFIELEYCNGGNLYDKINQQKGKLFSEEVVIWYLYQIASAVSHIHKAGILHRDIKTLNIFLTKTDLIKLGDYGLAKKLDSEFSMAETCVGTPYYMSPELCQGTKYNFKSDIWAMGCVLFEVLTLTRTFDATNPLNLCVKIVQGNWTMEVNSDVYSSALIKLVYECLDQDPANRPTAEQILDQPFISCYRQELEERVALLNSAMKKPKLSTVTDTPVAVVTTRSREVYFWGGGKFTPQKMDTFKGGSSAQHVCAGESHFAVVTVEKELYTWANVQGGAKMVGQLGHGDQASYRQPKKVEKLQGKAIRQVACGADFTACVTDEDQMYMFGSDYYGCIGVEGELGTEILEPVLLEFFEERHVRQVSCGDNHVVVLTQSGDIYSWGCGEYGRLGLECEDDFSSPMQVEIPKGATISSVACSSDGTFFLTEAGKVLACGNNEFNKLGLNQGISGLKNHPGEGYQGIPYITTLTLAKQLSRFKILFIAPGKTHTAAIDARGRLLTFGCNKYGQQGVKDFKKHQGVQVLVGPFGGKTVTKVSCGDGFTIAATEDNQIFAWGNAGNGRLGMPADKGFGSEVCPAMPRPIFGSLHHVPDLSCRGWHTIIIMEKVLNSKTIRSNSSGLSVGSGVGQEASTSLVDLDIEPGSETECRDRGLGGTMEDNTEECLMETPMMSAASQTGDSSCPLWLRKELEDAEYIPMPEDSELPTPDGLSSFSESVTLPYEELKELKAAAAAVSSKKGLSTKRMSCGKVNGLEGTEVCKKGESGACCRASSEVTQLRETVARQEMRIQMLEAQVCEQQKENERLWAAINRSTLRESGCDDNGNHHSDRMPGDGGRRGGGFTNHGGRSAGASV is encoded by the exons ATGTCACTGGAGGACTATGAAAGACATTTCGACTCGCTAAATTCAGATTTGGGCGGCGGGTCAGTGGTCAGTGAGCGATCAGCGTCGGGCACATTTAATGGCGAAGAGGAGAAGTTGCATTACATTCCTATCCGGATCCTCGGGAGGGGGGCGTTTGGTGAAGCAACTCTGTACAGAAGAACAGAG GACAACTCTCTGGTGGTATGGAAGGAGGTGGACCTGAACACGCTGTCCGAGAAGGAGCGCAGAGACGTCATGAACGAAATAAGCATCCTCTCCATCCTGGAGCACAACAACATCATAGCCTACTTCAATCACTTCATGGATAAAAACTCCCTCTTCATTGAGTTGGAGTACTGCAATG GAGGAAACCTGTATGATAAAATCAACCAACAGAAGGGGAAACTTTTCAGTGAGGAG GTGGTCATATGGTACCTGTACCAAATTGCCTCAGCAGTGTCCCACATTCACAAGGCTGGGATCTTACACAG agaTATCAAAACTCTGAACATTTTCCTGACCAAGACTGACCTTATCAAGCTGGGCGACTATGGCCTCGCAAAGAAGCTAGACTCTGAGTTTTCAATGGCAGAGACT TGTGTGGGAACTCCATATTACATGTCACCAGAATTGTGCCAGGGAACAAAGTACAACTTCAAATCAGACATCTGGGCCATGGGTTGTGTACTCTTTGAAGTCTTAACTCTCACAAGAACATTTGATGCAACG AACCCCCTGAACCTCTGTGTGAAAATAGTCCAGGGCAACTGGACTATGGAAGTGAATTCGGATGTTTATTCGTCTGCGCTGATCAAACTGGTGTATGAGTGCCTCGATCAA GATCCTGCAAACAGGCCTACAGCTGAGCAGATTCTGGACCAGCCATTCATCTCCTGCTACAGACA GGAGCTTGAGGAGCGAGTTGCTCTGCTGAACTCAGCAATGAAAAAACCAAA GCTGAGTACAGTGACTGACACCCCTGTTGCTGTGGTAACCACGCGTTCAAGGGAGGTGTACTTTTGGGGTGGAGGGAAGTTCACCCCCCAGAAAATGGACACGTTCAAAGGAGGCAGCAGTGCCCAACATGTGTGTGCAGGCGAGAGTCACTTTGCAgtggtgacagtggagaagGAGCTGTATACATGGGCT AATGTCCAAGGTGGAGCCAAGATGGTGGGCCAGCTGGGGCACGGAGACCAGGCCTCTTACCGACAGCCAAAGAAGGTGGAGAAGCTACAGGGGAAGGCCATCCGACAGGTGGCGTGTGGAGCTGACTTCACCGCCTGCGTCACCG atGAGGACCAGATGTACATGTTTGGTTCAGACTATTACGGCTGCATTGGAGTTGAGGGTGAGCTTGGCACGGAGATTTTGGAGCCAGTGCTGCTGGAGTTTTTTGAGGAGCGGCATGTCCGGCAGGTTTCATGTGGAGACAACCACGTGGTGGTCCTGACTCAGAGTGGGGACATCTACTCGTGGGGCTGCGGAGAGTATG GGCGTCTCGGCCTGGAATGTGAGGATGACTTCTCTTCTCCAATGCAA GTGGAGATCCCCAAAGGCGCCACCATCTCCTCAGTGGCATGCAGCAGCGATGGAACCTTCTTTTTGACAGAAGCAGGAAAAGTTCTTGCGTGTGGAAACAATGAATTCAACAAGCTTGGTCTGAACCAGGGAATCTCTGGTCTCAAAAACCACCCTGGAGAG GGTTACCAGGGGATCCCGTACATCACCACACTGACCTTGGCAAAGCAACTGTCGCGGTTCAAGATCCTCTTCATAGCTCCAGGGAAGACCCACACAGCTGCTATTGATG CTCGTGGTCGTCTGCTCACCTTTGGCTGCAACAAGTACGGACAGCAGGGTGTGAAGGACTTTAAGAAACACCAGGGTGTCCAAGTCCTTGTTGGACCCTTTGGAGGAAAGACGGTGACCAAAGTCTCTTGTGGAGATGGCTTCACCATTGCAGCCACTGAGG ACAATCAGATCTTTGCATGGGGGAACGCAGGAAATGGGCGACTTGGGATGCCTGCTGATAAAGGATTTGGTTCAGAGGTGTGCCCCGCCATGCCAAGGCCAATCTTTGGTTCCCTCCACCATGTACCGGACCTCTCTTGTCGTGGCTGGCACACCATTATCATAATGG AGAAAGTGCTCAACTCAAAGACTATTCGCTCTAACAGCAGTGGACTATCAGTTGGCAGTG GAGTGGGTCAGGAGGCATCCACTTCCTTGGTGGACCTGGACATCGAACCTGGTTCAGAGACAGAGTGTCGTGACAGGGGTCTTGGGGGTACAATGGAGGATAACACGGAGGAGTGCCTCATGGAGACCCCGATGATGTCAGCGGCAAGCCAGACTGGGGACAGCTCCTGCCCTCTCTGGCTTAGAAAG GAGCTCGAGGATGCGGAGTACATCCCGATGCCAGAAGACTCTGAGCTTCCCACTCCTGACGggctctcctctttctctgagaGCGTCACTCTACCTTATGAGGAGCTGAAAGAGCTAAAGGCCGCGGCGGCGGCAGTCAGCAGTAAGAAAGGCCTATCG ACTAAACGAATGAGCTGTGGTAAAGTCAATGGACTGGAGGGGACTGAAGTCTGCAAAAAAGGAGAGTCGGGCGCATGCTGCAGAGCAAGTAGTGAGGTTACGCAG CTGCGGGAGACAGTCGCTCGTCAAGAGATGAGGATCCAGATGCTCGAGGCGCAG GTCTGtgagcagcagaaggagaaTGAGAGGCTCTGGGCAGCAATCAATCGTTCAACTTTACGCGAATCAGGATGTGACGATAATGGAAACCACCACTCTGATCGTATGCCCGGGGATGGAGGAAGAAGGGGAGGTGGATTCACAAATCATGGGGGCCGATCTGCAGGGGCCAGTGTGTGA
- the LOC139342534 gene encoding CD209 antigen-like, with amino-acid sequence MENARRRMAGWQRISFTSKLSQVFFNNDGHNRYEIFGQGRSGSDRLILLSLGLLNVVLLIAAVALGINCAKGREGSIHVSHSATTQLITELDYLRSNHSRVMEAEEEAKNALDRVRKNHVQLKVEIELQKTINDDYWRQIAALQAEKTKLQNNVSALEGTCGRCLPTWILHNSSCYYFSFIDTTNVPKTWPDSRADCITRGADLIVIDNQEEQKFMSGSIENLRGVQNVWDNGFWIGLTDTGTEGTWVWINNVTEVEQRYWMDGEPNDHGHHGEDCGVAVYSANNPWKTRFDANCQNRARHFVCEKKSG; translated from the exons atGGAGAATGCACGGAGAAGGATGGCTGGTTGGCAGAGAATATCATTTACATCAAAGTTGTCTCAAGTTTTCTTCAACAATGATGGACACAATCGCTATGAAATATTTGGACAAG GTAGAAGTGGATCTGACCGACTGATTTTACTGAGTCTGGGTCTGCTGAATGTCGTTTTGCTGATAGCTGCTGTTGCTCTTGGGATTAACT gtGCCAAAGGCAGAGAGGGCTCCATCCATGTTTCACACTCAGCCACAACACAGCTCATCACTGAGCTCGACTATCTCCGTAGCAATCACAGCAGAGTGATGGAAGCCGAAGAGGAGGCCAAGAACGCTTTAGACAGAGTGCGCAAAAACCACGTGCAACTAAAAGTGGAAATTGAGCTGCAGAAGACCATCAATGATGATTACTGGAGGCAGATTGCGGCACTGCAAGCAGAGAAGACAAAGCTTCAGAACAATGTATCTGCACTGG AGGGAACCTGTGGCAGATGCCTCCCCACATGGATTCTTCACAACTCCTCCTGCTATTACTTCTCTTTCATTGACACCACTAATGTGCCAAAGACCTGGCCCGATAGCAGAGCAGACTGTATTACTCGTGGAGCCGACCTGATTGTGATTGATaaccaggaggagcag aaatTTATGAGTGGCAGCATTGAAAATTTAAGAGGTGTCCAGAACGTCTGGGACAACGGATTCTGGATTGGTCTCACTGACACAGGGACGGAGGGGACCTGGGTCTGGATTAATAATGTCACCGAGGTGGAACAAAG GtactggatggatggagaacCAAATGACCACGGGCACCACGGTGAAGACTGCGGGGTTGCAGTTTATAGTGCCAATAATCCTTGGAAGACCCGTTTTGATGCCAATTGTCAAAATAGAGCGAGACATTTTGTATGTGAAAAGAAATCAGGCTAG